CTATATAGGTGGAGTGTGCTACCTTTAGACCTTCTGTTAGCTTTTGTGCTAAGCTACATGGCTGGTTTGTACGTAACACACACTCCTGACTCCTCCTGCAGGCGCGATGAGGGACCGACTGTGTGAGCTGGAGGCCTTCCCCTCCACGCCCTCCGGAGAGGAGCTCACGCTCCAGGAGAACCTCAACCCCACCGACGAGGGCGAGGAACTGGAGCAGCACGCCGTCGTGTTCGAGGGAGAGGACGTGATGGACGACATCTACAAAAGTGCCCAGGCCATGAGGAAGGAGATGCAGCTGCTCAAGCTGGACGTGAAGCGCCTGGGGAAGCAGAACACCAGGTTCCTCACGTCCGTCCGCAGGATCAGCAGCATCAAGCGGGACTCCAACGCGCTCGGGCGGGATATCAAGGCCAGAGCGGACGCCATTTACGCTCGCCTGGAGAAGCTGAGGAAGCTGAGcggggagctggaggaggagcacggCCCCGCGTCCGCCGTGGCTCGCATGGTGCGCTCCCAGTGCGTGTCTCTGACCGGCGCCTTCCACGACGCCGTGTCCGAGTACAACGATGCGGAGATGATCCAGAGGGAGAACTGCAAGACCCGCATCCAGAGGCAAGCGGAGATCATGGGCAAGGAGGTGAGCAGGGAGCAGATCGACGAGATGATCGAGACGGGCAAGTGGAACGTCTTCTCGGGTAATCTCCTCCTGGAGGGGCGGACCGCCAGATCGGCCCTCAACGAGATGGAGACCCGGCAcaaggagctgctggagctggagggCCGCATCAGGGACATCCACGAGCTCTTCTTCCAGATGGCCcagctggtggaggagcagggCTGCATGCTGGACAACATCGAAGCCAACGTGGGTGCGACTCAGGACTACGTCGTCAAGGCCACGGTTCAGATCACGAGGGCCGTGAAGTACAAGAAGAACAACCCGTGCAAGAAgctcttttgttgttgcttccCGTGCTGCTAACGAGGCGGCGTTCCCATCAGATTCAAATCGAGCTAGTGGGtcttaaaactaaaatgtttgtgtatttattgaacTCCAATGGACTCCACACTGTTCTGAGACTACATTTCAAACCACACGAACAAATGCAAATACACAATGAGACATTTCCTGATGTAGTTACCGAGCGGAATGTTTTTGCACGATGATGCATAATTTAATGCGTAACCCCCCCCCGTTGTATGAGATATATTTAATTCATgtaataaatatagatatagacTAGTTTGTTCTTTGGCAGCCTGAATGTGGCTACAACAGTACGTTGGTGTGTGTCATTGCTCAACGAGCACCTTAAGAAACTAACAGCCTCCGGTTGTGGTTAGCTGTGGGAGGCGAGAGAGACGCGTCTGGATTGTGCAACGACGAGGTGTCGGCCACCCCCGTGTAGAGTTATCACCGGCTTATGGGCCCGCAGGGCTTTTTGGGCTTCTCAAGACGCGTTGCTTCACATGAAAGACAACTCTCTTTGTAACGCCTCTCCACTTTATCAGAGATTAAACTGCCTGGTGTGTTCCTCTGTAGCTTCACTGATTTGTTTCCTGACTCGCAGTCGATCGGATTgtttccaaaacaaacaaaaaagagcaGCAGGATCAAtgcgtgagtgagtgtttgctctggtggtcaatagagaacAGGGAAACTGTACTCTCTGTTTGCGCAGCAGGCCCATCTGATTGTTTGAGAGATAGAAacgctcctgtgtgtgtgtgtgtgtgtgtgtgtgtgtgtgtgtgtgtgtgtgtgtgtgtgtgtgtgtgtgagtgtgtggcgGTGCATCATCAGTTACCAGCAGTATAGACCGAAGCTCGGAGCCTCCATACTGTCGACATGTACCGACACCACCGTGGTGGGTCGTTGCTCATCTTCTGGTCTGTGTTGAAATGAGTCTCGGGGGCTGTAACGCGGTGGCACTTCCTCTGGTTAGCGGTGGGAATATTTACCAACGGCTGTGTCGTCATGCATTTTACTCAGATCGACCTgaaaatattctcttttttataCATAACGTCAGATGTCAATTGGTTCATTAGGCCATTAATTAACCTCTAAAGTCGTTTTTACAATGTAAAAATGAAGATGTACACATCTGTaatgttattttgtatattttatccataaaaaaacacttgcAACCATTCCTAATAGGGTTAGGTTTGAAGTTTGAAGGCACAAAGTAGTAAGTAAAGGCATGTAGATGAAAATAAAACGCCTTTTATTGCAATATGTAATATGCAGGATCGTGGGTTTAATTCCCACTTATTGTTGATGTTTGCCTTCTCCTCACAGGACGGATTCATCCAgggtttcttttaaatgtaaaaaaaaaaaaagaaaaagtttcaTGAAGACACTCCTGACTAATCTGAGCCtgaattcattaaaacatctgaaaaaaaaaaaggttctcagAGCgacacgtttttttcttcttcttcttttcggGTCGAATagtaaaataatttttttaggAAGCGGTGATTAATATCTCAGCTGAAATACATCAGTAAAGAAGTTTCAACCTTTCCCAACAACTGCTGAATGTTTAGGGGAAAACTTTATGACATTAAACATATTCAAagaataatattatttattcatccgCTAAAACTCTGAATTTGATTGCAACATTAAAATCCCTTTAAGGgtgtgtcaccccccccccccctcccccccccccctgttgcaAACATTTAAACGACAAATCCTTGACGGGAAAGATATAAAAGTCTTACACTGAGAATCCTAAAGTCCTTTTAAGGGttttaaatgaagaaagaaatggaGTCATGGAGTTGTTGTGACCATGgacagccagcagagggcagtatTTAGGAGCACAGAGAAAGTGTCCTGATATATATCCATATTATTCATATCAATCCGCCCAGTAGATACTTAAACGTGATGACTACCTTCAAGACCACTTATGttgtatatcattttaaaaatggcaGCAAAGGTTGAGGAGGAACAGTCCACACAATTTACACACAATTGATGAACAAACTGTAAATACAGTATGTAAGTGCCCCATGTATAACGTCACATATACCCTCTGATAGCACGTACCGggacctccacctccactccaTGATGGCCCACCAGAGGGAGTcacagtgtctctttgtatgAAAGAACTACTGTGGTATGAACTTATATGTATGACTGTTTCCACCTGTTTCGGTAATGCGTTTTATTCCACTGTTGGTTTTCGGGGGTCCGTGTCGTCGTGTGATGCCTTCCTGAATGTGTTTCAGTCTCACGGCCTGAAGCCTGAGGTGATCTGTCCATGTGCCACCTCTCCTGAGGCCCTGGGTGTGGGCCACATCGCGCCTGGAGGTCAGTCACCAGAGTTGGCTTTCATTGGCACTTTCTTTATCTTACCTTTTATAAGAATTCAGGTACTTAAACATatgtaatgttgtgtttcagCTCTGATGTGCATTGCGAAACCGGACGGGCCTCCTCAGCTTGTGCAAGACGGATGAGATAGGAGAGATAGTTCTCAACTCTCGGGCTGGAGGCACCAGGTACCTGCCTGGTGTCACCAAAAAGCACATTTGAGGTGTGTGGGCGAGCGCTGGGATGAGCTTCGGCCCCACTGCACTCTGCACAGTATGAGCTGGTTtagaaaatggatggatgggaaagAACGCATGCTTAAATGATTCACTAGATGGAGCCACAGTCTGCATGAAACTATCGCACTGTCTTCAATGCAACCTCCCAATTGTGTCCACACGCCCCTGGGTGTGTTTTTGCTGTGTTACATTTGTCACATTTGttcatcttctttctttctcttgtttctctctgtgcACTTTATTGGCTGCTTTACATGATGTGCAGTGTTTTAATCTGCAGGTTGTTGCATTGACTCTGCTGCTGATATGCAGGTGCGGCCTTCACCTGCATATTACATATAGTCGTATAAAGGCTTTTTACTTTCATCTACATGCTTCTACTTACTACTTTGGGATAACAGTGCCTTCAAATGTCAAACCTAACCCTAGTTAGGAATAGTTGCAAGTGTTTTTGTACAAAAATAACATTACAGATGTGTGCATCTTAATTTTTACATTGTTAAAACGACTTTAGAGGTTAAATAATGGCCTAATGAATGGATTTGTGTTTAAATGAGGGTTTTAACTGTATATCTTCAGAGTTTaagggtttttaaaaaaacattaaagactTATTTCCCTTATACCATTATTGGGGTTTAGTTATAAATCATCTGAAGGATATAAGAGGTTTTGAAGACAAATAATACCATAAAATATACCAAACAGTATTAAAGgggattatttttaaaacatatagCAAAAAGCTCCTCTTGGAAGCCCGTATTGTAGATAAAACACGATAAGGCCTGTCTACTTTGAAAGGtttataaaaatgcattttgtgAGTTAAATGATGCTtggcgaaaaagaaaaaatgtaggCTGCATTGTTTATATTGCATTTTTAATTTTCTAATTtgaattaacatgttttaaatattgccCACTGTACAGCAGGCTACGACTCTGAagatacataataataacaacaaccaATCAACAGCATGTGACAATGGtaactttaaaaatatatatgaattattacttaaataacacatttgtgaaaaagtatataaagtaattgtgtaattacatttcatttttcaagTTTTTACgtaaatatttttaataaagttgtttcaattttttttaaagcactgtgtgtgtacaaggaGTCTCGCGCAGAGAGCAAACCGTTGTTTATTCACCTGCTGAGGTGAACGTTACTCAACGGAGCTCTGTGATTGGTCAAACGGGAAGACCGTCAGACTCCTCCCACACTGCCACGGCAACTCGACGGAGTCAAGCAAGTCAGCCGTGCAACGGGCACAGTTTTTTCGGGAGAATTATCCAAACCAAGGTCAGTAAAACAACCCCCTCTTTGTCAGATTTTTATACGCAAATCCTCGACATTTTATTCCACTTTTTTTCGCCCACAGGCCCCGAGAAGAGCCCCGACATGAGTCCGTTCAAGGAGCGCTTCGTGACTCTGCTCCACGAGAAGAACTTTGTCACGGACCAGTTGGCGACGCTGGAAACCAAAACCGGAGTGAAGAGGGAGTACATCGCCCTGGGTATGTTACCCCCGGGTGAACCCCCTCCCgtccccttctcctccctccaccacaaaaaaaaagttactttgtAGCGCCATTCTTTCATGTTTAGCAACATTGTAGCTAAAAAAAACTAGCTACAAAGTTGCTAAACATGAAGAATGGAGCTACAAAGTTGCTAAACATGAAGAATGGAGCTACAAAGTTGCCTCTCGAGCTGGCAGCGGGCGGCGGTCACATTGTTGCACGAGcactttgtctctttcagtgtGGTTTCGTATCCtgtgtctgtcacacacacacacacacacacacacacacttacttcaATATAGGGCTTGTAACACCCCACCAGCAGCTGGTCCCAGGGGGGGTATTTATATACCACGTCCTGAAATATCCAGTGCAATGCACAGATGGAAGGAAGAAGGTTCTAGAAGGACTGCTATTCAACTGCAGGCCGCTCTCAggcagctttttttttaggagTTGTTGCTTTTTGACACAACTCAGTTGTCATAGTTTTTCACATAAGTCAATAAAGGCCCGACACCTCGGGTTCCAGTGGTGGTAGTCAGTGGTTCTGTCTGCAATGCCAGTTAGAGGAAGCATGCTCGCCAGGCTGACCTACATTTAAACATGTCTGTACTCAACACCGATGGACGTGAACAACAAGACACGTTGAAACACGTCTGAGGCCACAGAGGATGTGACCTGGATCACAGGCATGTTTAAGTGTTTGCACATTAAAATAacgtaaagaaaaacacaattatttattttttttatttaagaagtGTGACCATATGCACGAAAGAGAGACATGGAAATATCTACTCAACGGCAGAAAATCGACAGAAGATTATACCTGTCAACAATTTTGATAATGGGTTTATCATtttgagtatttatttattcttttttttaaagctaaatgGGAACCACTTATCCAAGAGTGGCTGCTTGActcttttaaacattttttaaattattttcaattGAATATCTCAGTTATTTAgtcatttttcactatttttctgacattttatagaacaAAACAATTACGAAAAACAATTTGCATACCAGTCGATACTCGTTTTGTTGCAGCCCTCTTCTAAACCACTCCAGCCGTAACCTTTGTCGTTTCTGTTTCTGCTTTATCAGACAACATTTATTGCCCCCAATATCAAAGTACGTCTGAGTCACTATTCCCTCCTTATGAGTAATAAAATGATTACATGAGTTGTTCGGTGTCGGTTTAAAGCTCGAGTCGGATCTACATGCAAATAATTCTGTGTTGTTTGTATCCcaacacgcactcacacacacaaaccggcTCACAAATGCTGATACAGTATGCAAATACCACTTGACTCGTCCCCGCATTGACACACTGGGACGAGTCACACTTGTTGACACTGGCCTTTCTGACAACGGGGCTGCACCGCGTACAAGTGTAACGTTACTTTGCCTTGATCGGCGCCCCCTTAAGATGACCACTGTTTAGCTTGGGCAGCGTTCTCGAGTGACTAATCTgctgagtagagagagagagagagagagagagagagaggtctctTCAACCCCTTCGCCCACTGGACTCTTAACAATAGGTTTGTGTGATGATTTGATGCAAAGAGGAACTGGAAGTTCAGCTGAATTGCAACTCTCAATTAGTAGTTTGAGTTCCACGTTACAGGATCGCGCAACTGTGGAAGGGCTTTTGTGccattttgagaaaaaaagagaagtctTTCCCACGAGAAGAACATCTGTTTTCATTCGGGGCGCAAAAGTCTTTGTGACGTCACACGGATGCAATGTTCAGGAAGAGCCACATGGATCAGCTTTTTGTATTGTTCATCACTGACTCATTGAAAAACATCAGTTCATGATTTCCCTAGTCAAAGCATTGCTGTGCAGCGTCTGCTTTATATGTCGCGGGGTCTTTCTGTATCAACCAGTCCTTCCAGTTGTaccctcagagagagagagatgggcaGACTGGGACTTGCATGCACATTTGTATATATGAGCTGGGACACACAAatgagatgtaaaaaaaaaaaaaagcacgcAATGGTGAGAACAGTATCAAAGGCTTTTAGTGCCAGTCTAGATACCGCGTGACATCATTACGCCCGAGGCATTTCCAGGAGATGAAGTTTGTGTCAACGGTTGCGTCTTTGGACACATTTGAATGATTTATGTCTACAGCAGCTGGAGGGGTGAGACGTCACTCTCCTTGTTTTGCATGATAACAGAGTTCCCACGCACAAAAGCTCTGGGGAAAAGTTTGACATTATTTCATGAACCTgggagtgttttaaaaaaaaaaaagagagagagattggtaAACACACGACTGGTTTTTAAGAAGGGAAGTGTTTTAAGTCAATGAATTGGCTCAAATGGCGGCTCGGACTGCAAACTTAAGCAGTGACGCCAACTCGATGGTTTTTGTACGTTCCACAAACACCGCAAAAGCAACACACACTGGAACGTGTGGTTACCccacctgtgtgcgtgtgtgtgcatgtgtcacatGACCGT
The genomic region above belongs to Cyclopterus lumpus isolate fCycLum1 chromosome 22, fCycLum1.pri, whole genome shotgun sequence and contains:
- the stx11a gene encoding syntaxin-11a, translated to MRDRLCELEAFPSTPSGEELTLQENLNPTDEGEELEQHAVVFEGEDVMDDIYKSAQAMRKEMQLLKLDVKRLGKQNTRFLTSVRRISSIKRDSNALGRDIKARADAIYARLEKLRKLSGELEEEHGPASAVARMVRSQCVSLTGAFHDAVSEYNDAEMIQRENCKTRIQRQAEIMGKEVSREQIDEMIETGKWNVFSGNLLLEGRTARSALNEMETRHKELLELEGRIRDIHELFFQMAQLVEEQGCMLDNIEANVGATQDYVVKATVQITRAVKYKKNNPCKKLFCCCFPCC